CTTCTGATAAAACGTTCAAATGCTTGCATTCCTTTTTCACTTCGCTTGAAGACACCCGCATGCTCCAATACCTTCCTGTACACAATACCAATCTCTGTTTTCATTATCTCTTCTATATTCTCTTTGTTCAAATCAGCATATTTCTCTTTGATTTCATCTACCCAGTCTGCATGCTTTTGCAGTATTTCGTTGGAACGCAGATCTTTATCCTCAAGTATATACTCTTCCAGTAGCTCCATTTCCTGCTTTAGTCTGGAAGGTAACACTGCCAGTCCCATAACCTCGATTAAACCAATATTCTCTTTCTTAATATGATGGAGCTCATTATGAGGATGGAACAAACCTAGTGGATGTTCCTGAGTGGTAATATTATTACGCAGCACCAGATCAAGTTCATATTTATCTCCTGCTTTTCTTGCGATAGGCGTAATTGTATTGTGTGGTTCATCATTCGTATATGCAAATATGGACACCGTCTCATCCGTATATCCTCGCCATATCTTAAGAATATAATCTCCTAGTTCAACCAATCTGTTGTCATCTCGGCTCTGAATACGTAGAACGGACATGGGCCATTTTACAATTCCCACTTTAACATCTTCAAACCCATGAATTACAAATTCCTTCTCAATCGGTGCCTTAGCCATGGCAAACTGATAGTTGCCACCCTGGAAATGATCATGTGTTAAAATGGAGCCTCCTACAATGGGAAGATCAGCATTTGAACCGACAAAATAATGGGGAAACTGTTTTACAAAATCGAACAGCTTACGAAATGTTGCTTTTTCAATCTTCATAGGAGTATGTTGCGAACTGAAAACAATGCAATGTTCATTGTAATAGACATAGGGTGAATACTGGAACCCCCAAGACTGATTATATATTTTTATTGGTATGATACGGTGATTTTGTCTTGCCGGATGATTTACTCTGCCTGCGTACCCTTCATTCTCCTTGCAAAGCAGGCATTTCGGATAGCCACTTGCCTGCACTGACCTGGCAGCGGCTATATCCTTCGGATCCTTTTCCGGCTTTGACAGGTTAATCGTAATATCAAGCATTCCATACTCCGTATCAACAACCCATTTCTGGTCCTTTATTATTCTGTAACGTCTGATATAATCTGTATCCTGGCTAAATTTATAGTAATAATTCGTTGCCATCTGGGGCGACTCCTGATATAGCTCCCAAAATCGTCGTATAACCTCACTCGGTCTTGGAAGAAGTAAATTCATAAGCTTCGTATCAAACAAATCCCGATAGGTTTGAGTGTTCTCTTTTACGATCCCCTGTTGGCAAGCATACTCCGTCAGATTATAAAGCACCTCTTCTAAATTGATGTCAGGATAATCCTCATCAACCTCCTCATATTGATCAAGCTCTAGCAATTCCAATAATCGATTCGTTGTGTATACTCTGTCCTCATCGGATAATAATTGGTTCTTCAAACCGTAATCTACCAGTTTTTTAATATCTTTATAAATATTCTTCATTTTATCTTCCTCCTCCAGTATAATATTTTCCTTTCTCCATCCGTAATCAGCTATGTCGGTATTTTCCTCTTAACATACCCGATTCCCTATGCGATATTATTTATTTTATATTTTCTGTTTATAAATAGATATTTTGTTCTTATTATGAGAATACCTCAATTTTATGAGAATGTAAAGAGTGACATCGGAAATAATCCAACTTACTTTTTATTATTCTATATCCCTCGAATCATTATCCTTGTCTTTCCTACCATTTGTGCATGCTATCATGCTTATTACTATTACAACTAGTAATAACACAGATACTATTTTTTCCCTTTTCATAATACATCCTCCTTAAGTTAAAGAATAATTTTATATTCTGCATCCAAAATACTCGATGCAATAATATCAACCAATTATTTCTCTTCCATCTCCCACAAATCACCTGTCAATCCATCAATGATTGATCCCGCTGCCCATGGCATAAGGCAAAACCATGTACTTGCATAGGAACCATCACTATATCTCTCTTTGACCAAACCCTCTGAGTAACAGAAGCGTTCTGACATCCAACCTTTCTTTCCAAAATCATACTCATTATCATAGGTGTTATAGGTCTGGCATCCCCAACCTATGGTATCCATCATACGATCATGAATATAATCATCATTGCATTGTTTGATAAAATACAGCATCTCATCAATTACAATATTCGACATTGGATGAATATGGGGATTTGAAACCGATGTTACACTTCCACCACAACTCGACCATCCGATTTTACTAAGAGGAGGTATCTGAATAGGAGAGTTATAGCAAAATTTAAATGAAAATTCATAGCAAAAAGCATCTCTCATATGTTCCAGATAAACCACATCATCAGTTAACATGTGAAGATATTTGACTGCTTTGATATAAGCAAGGATACCTTCAGAATCTATGGTTTTACATGTATCTAGTGGTGCGCCATAACATTCCATGTGTTTTATGTAAGAAATATAGTAGTGTGCTTCACTTTTACGCATACTTTTGAGGTAAGAATTATTACAAGTAATCCAACAATAATATGATAAGGCAGCAAGACACCACACTCCTCCAAAAGAATTGTATTCGATACCAGCACCTGTACTCTCTGATATTATATAGGGATATTCGTTATCCGAATTTTTTGCTTGCTCCAATTTCATAATTACCTTTTCGCAAAACTCTATCCAATCATCGTGGACACAGTTTTTTAGTTTCTTCTCATACTCATAGGCCTTAAGAATATAAAATATTGCTTGTCCTGATAGGTAGGAACTATGTCCGGCAGTGAATAATCCGTCAAACCACCAGCCTTTTACAGACCAATTTCCATCATTATAAGCATCATATAAAAGCCCGGATGAAGGATTTAAAGAATTTTGAATAATGTAAGTTATACAGGATAATGCTTGAGCCCGCATCCTTTCGTCTTCTAGACGTAAGGATGCTATAAGCATCGGAGTGGCTACAGATAAGCCATTTGTCCAACTGATGGAGAAGATTTTATTGTAACGGTATCTACCATTCTCATTATAAACTTGGCCTGCATAACTGAAATAATCCGGAAGCCATGCATCTTGACAGATTGCCTGAGCCAAATCAGAAACTGTAGTTTTTTTATTGCTACCACTTCTTGGACTCTGATGATATCGATAATATACCTCTTCTATTGCTTCATTTACGCCTAGTTCTGATTCTGAATCATATTCATATAAATCTAGAACCACATCAATTACTTCACCTGGCTCCAATGTAATGCAATTATCTGATAAAGGAACTCTTTCCTTAATGATTTGTGAATTAACAAATAGGAATGGTGCATTTTCATAACCTAAAGTGTATCCAATGGTTCCTTTGGATATGGAACAAGAGTATCCATTGTATTGATAGAACTCTCCTTTTTCATCAGGTATCCACTGATGCTTTACTCCATTGCTGCATACCAAATATGGGCTAGCGCTAAGTCCGTAGATTTTACCTGAATCGTAAACCAGTGCTATCGGATGAGATAGCCGGTCTCCTCTTACCATCCACCAAGATGATGAGGGAAAAGTAGGGGTATCATCTCTAAGTCTTGGATATTTACAATGTACATTCTGTGGTGTTTCCCCTCTATTTCTTCCATACATAAATGCAGGCAAGAAAAACCGTGGACTCGCTGCTGGAAATGATATTTCTATGTGAACAATTCCAGTCCAAGTAATAGTATTACAATTACTAATCCGTACTCTTGTCTTAATCGGATTCCATGGTTCTCCTTTACCATTTGCTATTTTCACTATTCCCTGTAACCCCACTTCACTTATATCCAGATAATCTGTATTTTCCATCAGTCCTGAAGAGCTACATAGAACAGTATGTTTGGATTCATCTACATATGAACGTATAGGAATTAACATAAAAAAAACAACCTTAGAACGCTTATCAACAAAACGTTCAAGGTTGTTAAATTGCTTTGAGAATCATCCTATTGGCGAAAATAACTTAATACATCTTAATCCTGATCAATTGGATGAATATATTACTCTTTGTACAAATCTAAAACAAGCTTTAAATTCTAATTACTACGGTCAGGATATTCTGTCAGATGCTTATCTGGCTCAATTACTCGTGTTCATAAATACCTTATATCACACTACAATTAATTCATATAATAACATTATGCCAGAGTTAGTAAGTAATACTATGTTCTATATTCGAAATCACTTAACAGAAGACATAACTCTCAAGGATTTATCTTCTGAGTTCAGCTATAACGGTACCTATATAAGTTATTTATTTAAGCAGCATACTGGGTTAACACTGCGTGCCTATATTCTCGATCAAAGGTTAACACTAGCTAAACGAATATTATCAGAGGGAAAATCTGTTACCGACGCATGCGAAGCATCCGGTTTTAGGGATTACTCTAATTTTATTCGTACTTTTACAAAGGAAATCGGGATGTCTCCAGGCAGATACAGGCATGCTAAAAGTACAATCACTTGAGTTTATATGCTTTTATGTAATCCTCTTACTCTACTGCCCATTTTACAGAAGGCTCCAAATGCTTTTTCCAGTACTCCCAGTCATGCACTCCGTCACCCTCTTCATAATAATGCTTCACATTATTCTCCAACATGAAGTTATGTAACTTTCGATTGCACTCAATTAGAAAATCATTTTCGCCACATACAAAATAGATATCAGGGATCGTCTTATCGGATTTTTGAAGCATTTCTATACAATATCTGGGATCCTTATCGGTATTTCTTAGCTCCTTCGGATCTTGGAAAATTCTCTTTTGATATTTCGCATCCGATACACCATCCGGTACAAAATCACCCTTATCGGCAATATTGATTTCAATATAGGCTCCTGATAAGCTAATGATTTTTGAGAAGGTATCCGCATAGCGCAATCCATTAATCATTGCTCCATAACCACCCATGGAAATACCACCGATATAGGTATCCTCTCTTCTGCTTGACAGACGGAACATGCTTCTAGTTATTCCAACAAGCTCTTCTCCAATAAACTTGCTGAATTTCTCATCCTTATCTTCATCATCCAGATAAAAGGAGTTCTCACCGCTGGGGAAAACACATGCAATATTATACTTATTTGAAAGTTCCTGCATCTCCGGTCCATTTAGGTAATCATTACAATCTCCGCCATACCCATGGAGCATATACAGTGTCTTAAGATCAGCATACAGGTTCTTCGTATCGTTCGCATAATCTTTGTTCCAATTCGCAGGTATAATAGCGCAAATGCTGACATTACGCTTAAGGTATTGCGATGGAAAAGTAGCCCTAATTACAGCCATGATCAAATCCTCCTTTTTATCCCAGCAATCAAGATATCTTTTCATCTTGATTGCTTGATATCATTATATAATTCTATCAATCTGTTTTTCATACTATATGTCATTCTTACCAAATCACCATTTACGATTTTTTGGATACGGACAATGGGAATCAACCAACTTTGCTCTAATCTGCACAATGCAACCGCACTGGAGACAGGTTGTCCCGTACTCCAGGTCGCTGCATGAATCACAAATCTCCAGTCTTTGTTGATAGATATCATCACTGACAAACTGAATCTTCTTTAATCGTGACAGTTTATCAATTGCCTCTATAATCTCCTGATCCGATACCCTAACCGATGCAAGGCATCCTTTACATACTTTTTTGCTTTCCATAATACTATTCTACTTCTAACACTACTACAGATTTAGCAGGCAGGGTTGCAATGAGATGTCCTTCCTTTATCGTCGCATTCTGGAATGATGTAATGCTGATTTCTTCCGGATTTTCAAAGGTGTTTTTGGAGTTCACCTGCTCTGCAGATACCATCTTACCAGTTACTTTCTTTCCTGAGAAGCCATCTAATTCACAATCAATCTCTGCTTCCTGATTCGGATTCAGATTACAGATCGAGATATGAATTTTGCCTTCGGAATCAATGGAAGAAGATACATTGATCTGAGGAATCTTCTCATTATTATATGCATACTCTGCATTCTCAACTTCTGTTTCTAACAGCTGTGCATCCATATGAACGGTATACATTTTAAATACATGATAGGTAGGAGTCAGGAGCATTTTCTCTCCCTCTGTTAATATTACTGCTTGAAGTACGTTCACCAGCTGCGCAATGTTGGCCATCTGAACTCTGTCGCAATGATTATTAAAGATATTCAGGTTAATTCCTGCAATCAACGCATCTCTTAATGTGTTCTGCTGATGAAGGAAACCAGGATTTTCACCGGGCTCAGTATCGTACCAGGAGCCCCACTCATCCACAATTAATCCGACTTTTTTCTCCGGATCATAGCGGTCCATAATCTCTTTATGCTTAACAATCAACTCATCCATAAACAGAGTTTTCTTTAAAGTAATAAACCATTCTTCTTCTCCAAAGTCTACTGCGGATCCCTTCACGGTCCAATCTCCGGGAAGCGTATAATAGTGAAGGCTGAGACCATCCATCAATTTGCCTGCTTTTTTCATCAATACATCCGTCCAGTTATAATCATCTACGCTTGGGCCACAGGCAATCTTATAAATCTTATTATCGCCAAAGTTTCTTACATAGGTTTGATATCTTCGATATTCATCTGCATAATACTCAGCGAGCATGTTTCCTCCACATCCCCAGCTTTCATTTCCTATTCCAAAGAAATCAACCTTCCAAGGCTCTTCCCGTCCGTTCTCTCTACGTAAGTCAGCCATAGGTGATTTGCCGTCAAAGGTCATATATTCCACCCATTGCTGCATTTCCCGAACTGTTCCGCTTCCGACATTACCGTTAATATAAGGCTTTGCTCCAATCAAATCACAAAATTGAAGGAACTCATGGGTACCAAAATGATTATTCTCCGTAACACCGCCCCAGTGAGTATTTATCATGGTTGGACGTTTCTCATATGGTCCGATTCCATCCATCCAATTATATTCATCAGCAAAGCATCCGCCCGGCCAACGAAGTACAGGAATTTTGATATCCCTTAAAGCCTCAATCACATCATTACGCATACCATCCGTGTTCGGAATAGGAGAATCCTTGCCTACCCATATTCCACCGTAGATACATCTTCCTAGATGCTCTGAAAAATGTCCATAAATGTTTTTATTGATTATTTCCTTTTTTTCATGAGCATTCACTTTAATCTTGATCATTTTTTCCTCCATCTGTCTGTATATTCTTAATCTCAATATTAATTAGTACTAAGACTCCTTTTCACAGGTTTTCATGAAACCTAGTTTCATATAGCCACATACTATTAATTATACACGAAAAATCAATATATGGAAAGATAAATACATTTCATTTTCATTTAACAATAATCTATTATATTTCTTCTATATTTTACACTATATTTCATATAATTATCAGTATTATTATATACTAGCCATGTATTAAATTGCATATATAAACAAACAATAATTCTCCATATTAAAACAACATAAAGCCATATATATATGCATGAAAATGTGCTTAAATGGTTATATCATACAACATCTACACACATTATTAATAAATACGAAGGGAAAAGGTAAAAATGAGCAAAGAACGTATTGGTATAACACCCGCCATGGGGTGGAATTCATGGAACACCTTTACTTGGGATATCAATGAAGCATTGATTCGTGATGTAGCCGACAAATTTATTGCAGACGGATACAAGGATGCAGGATATGAGTATATCGTCATAGACGATTGCTGGAGCCTTAAGGAAAGAGACTCTTCCGGTAATCTCGTAGCAGACCCGGAAAAATTCCCCAGCGGTATCAAAGCACTAGCTGACTATATTCATTCGAAAGACTTAAAGTTCGGTATGTATTCCTGCGCAGGAACCCATACCTGTGCAGGTTATCCCGGAAGCTTTGAACATGAATTTCAGGACGCTAAGCAATTTGCAGAATGGGGTGTTGATTATCTAAAATATGACTACTGCTTTAAGCCAAGACATATCTCTGGTGAATTGCTATACAAGAGAATGAGTCTTGCATTAAAAAACTGTGGACGAGATATACTCTTTTCCGCTTGTAATTGGGGAGAAGATAATGTATATCAATGGATTCGTGAATCAGGTGCGCATATGTATCGTTCAACAGGGGATATTCGGGATTTCTGGGATTCTATCAAAAGCATCGCTATATCACAATTGGATAAGCAATGCTATACCGGTTCCTATTGCCATAATGATATGGATATGCTGGTTGTTGGTATGTATGGAGGAAGTAATAGCGATTATATCGGAAGCAAAATCGGTGGATGTACGGATGCAGAGTATAAGACACACTTTTCCTTGTGGTGTATTATGGGTTCTCCGCTGATGATCGGCTGCGATATCCGTAATACGAATGACGCAACAAAGACTATCCTTTTGAATCGTGACTTAATCGAAATTAATCAGGATATCGAGTGTCGTGGTGCATATCGTATCAAACCGGAACCACAGTGGTTTCATTCGGACGATGCTTTCATGCTGGTAAAAGTATTGGCAGATGGCGATATTGCCATAGGTTTCTTCAATCTGAGCGACACACAAAGAGAAATGTCCTTACAATTCTGGGACATGGGACTTTCCTATGCATCGGGCATGTCCCTATCCTTGTATGATTGTTGGGAGCACAAGGAATTAGGTACCTTCTCCGAGCGCTTTGCTCCGACAATACCTGCACATGATTGTATGGTCATTCGAGCTAGGCTGGTGAAATAATGGCTGAGCATCAGACATGTAGAGAATGCGGTGTTTCCCTGACAGGAGATGAGATCGCTATTTACTTAAAGTTAGTATCCCGATCAGCAAAGGATTTTCTATGTATTGATTGTCTTGGTAAGAAGCTCAATTGCGGACGAAAGCCAATCGAAGAGCGGATCCGATATTACAGGGAATCTGGTAATTGTGTATTATTCCGATAATTCTGTAAAAGCGGATGGTATCATAACTCTTTTTCCCTCTTATCCGTATGCTTTTTGGCATACTCAGAGGGAGAAAGAGTTGTTACTTTTTTAAATACTCTGGAAAAATATAATTGATCCTTATACCCCACTGAACAGGCTATGGATTTTATGGATAATCCATAGGTTTCCAGCAATACACAGGCTCTTTGAATCCGATAGGCAGTAAGATAGCCGGATATTGACATTCCTGTTGCTTCCTTAAATCGTCGGAATAGATAGGTTCTATCAATCTTAACATAATCAACAATATCGGATACTGTCAGATTCTCCTTCCAGTAATTGTTTTCAATACATTCCTTAGCCAGTGTAACGTAATCCGTCTTTATGGTATTATTTGTCCTCGGGTAATTTTCTATATAGTAGGATAATAAAAGGTGCAGTCTTGCGTTTGCCCGTTCCTTCTCAAACTGCTGCATTCCCGTGCTTTCCTCAATGCGAAACAATGGTTCCAGATTAACATTGGAGGCGGATGTAACTGGATTATGGGGTGAAAGCTGAGTCATTCGCAATAGTCGCAGTGCTTCCTCCCCCTTAAACTCAATCCATATATACTCCCATGGATCACCTGGATCAGGATAATAAAACACCTCCATCTGAGGACATATCAGAAAGCTCTCACCAGTCTTTATAGTATATATTGTGTCGTTGGTTTCCAGACAGCCCTTTCCTGAGATAATATAATGTAGTGCATAGACATCCCGCACTCCCGGACCCCAGCGATGTAAATTGGACGGCTTATAACCATAATTAATACAGACAAGATCCTCTTGCATATGAAAATTCATCGGCTTCATATTACACTTTCTCTTCCCTTCTGCCTTTTATCAGAAAATAATAAGACGATCGGTCTGAACTATTTCCTTAAAAGCATAATTTCTATAATAATTCTAAAATGTTAAACGATATAACTTTGCTCCATGTGCTGATACTTCCGTATCAAACATACTATCCTGAACCTCCAGAATCTCATTAGTCCATAATTCTTCAAACTGATATCCATGAAAGCTTTCTAATTCTATCTCATCTGCTACAATACTAATATTGCGCTTTTCATCACTGAGGTTAAATACTGCAAGGTAATACGCATTCTCCTCGGTATCCCT
The nucleotide sequence above comes from Variimorphobacter saccharofermentans. Encoded proteins:
- a CDS encoding DUF6171 family protein — translated: MESKKVCKGCLASVRVSDQEIIEAIDKLSRLKKIQFVSDDIYQQRLEICDSCSDLEYGTTCLQCGCIVQIRAKLVDSHCPYPKNRKW
- a CDS encoding alpha-N-arabinofuranosidase, translating into MIKIKVNAHEKKEIINKNIYGHFSEHLGRCIYGGIWVGKDSPIPNTDGMRNDVIEALRDIKIPVLRWPGGCFADEYNWMDGIGPYEKRPTMINTHWGGVTENNHFGTHEFLQFCDLIGAKPYINGNVGSGTVREMQQWVEYMTFDGKSPMADLRRENGREEPWKVDFFGIGNESWGCGGNMLAEYYADEYRRYQTYVRNFGDNKIYKIACGPSVDDYNWTDVLMKKAGKLMDGLSLHYYTLPGDWTVKGSAVDFGEEEWFITLKKTLFMDELIVKHKEIMDRYDPEKKVGLIVDEWGSWYDTEPGENPGFLHQQNTLRDALIAGINLNIFNNHCDRVQMANIAQLVNVLQAVILTEGEKMLLTPTYHVFKMYTVHMDAQLLETEVENAEYAYNNEKIPQINVSSSIDSEGKIHISICNLNPNQEAEIDCELDGFSGKKVTGKMVSAEQVNSKNTFENPEEISITSFQNATIKEGHLIATLPAKSVVVLEVE
- a CDS encoding alpha/beta hydrolase; amino-acid sequence: MAVIRATFPSQYLKRNVSICAIIPANWNKDYANDTKNLYADLKTLYMLHGYGGDCNDYLNGPEMQELSNKYNIACVFPSGENSFYLDDEDKDEKFSKFIGEELVGITRSMFRLSSRREDTYIGGISMGGYGAMINGLRYADTFSKIISLSGAYIEINIADKGDFVPDGVSDAKYQKRIFQDPKELRNTDKDPRYCIEMLQKSDKTIPDIYFVCGENDFLIECNRKLHNFMLENNVKHYYEEGDGVHDWEYWKKHLEPSVKWAVE
- the galT gene encoding UDP-glucose--hexose-1-phosphate uridylyltransferase; the protein is MKNIYKDIKKLVDYGLKNQLLSDEDRVYTTNRLLELLELDQYEEVDEDYPDINLEEVLYNLTEYACQQGIVKENTQTYRDLFDTKLMNLLLPRPSEVIRRFWELYQESPQMATNYYYKFSQDTDYIRRYRIIKDQKWVVDTEYGMLDITINLSKPEKDPKDIAAARSVQASGYPKCLLCKENEGYAGRVNHPARQNHRIIPIKIYNQSWGFQYSPYVYYNEHCIVFSSQHTPMKIEKATFRKLFDFVKQFPHYFVGSNADLPIVGGSILTHDHFQGGNYQFAMAKAPIEKEFVIHGFEDVKVGIVKWPMSVLRIQSRDDNRLVELGDYILKIWRGYTDETVSIFAYTNDEPHNTITPIARKAGDKYELDLVLRNNITTQEHPLGLFHPHNELHHIKKENIGLIEVMGLAVLPSRLKQEMELLEEYILEDKDLRSNEILQKHADWVDEIKEKYADLNKENIEEIMKTEIGIVYRKVLEHAGVFKRSEKGMQAFERFIRSLDEKY
- a CDS encoding AraC family transcriptional regulator; amino-acid sequence: MKPMNFHMQEDLVCINYGYKPSNLHRWGPGVRDVYALHYIISGKGCLETNDTIYTIKTGESFLICPQMEVFYYPDPGDPWEYIWIEFKGEEALRLLRMTQLSPHNPVTSASNVNLEPLFRIEESTGMQQFEKERANARLHLLLSYYIENYPRTNNTIKTDYVTLAKECIENNYWKENLTVSDIVDYVKIDRTYLFRRFKEATGMSISGYLTAYRIQRACVLLETYGLSIKSIACSVGYKDQLYFSRVFKKVTTLSPSEYAKKHTDKREKEL
- a CDS encoding AraC family transcriptional regulator, which encodes MFYIRNHLTEDITLKDLSSEFSYNGTYISYLFKQHTGLTLRAYILDQRLTLAKRILSEGKSVTDACEASGFRDYSNFIRTFTKEIGMSPGRYRHAKSTIT
- a CDS encoding glycoside hydrolase family 27 protein, which encodes MSKERIGITPAMGWNSWNTFTWDINEALIRDVADKFIADGYKDAGYEYIVIDDCWSLKERDSSGNLVADPEKFPSGIKALADYIHSKDLKFGMYSCAGTHTCAGYPGSFEHEFQDAKQFAEWGVDYLKYDYCFKPRHISGELLYKRMSLALKNCGRDILFSACNWGEDNVYQWIRESGAHMYRSTGDIRDFWDSIKSIAISQLDKQCYTGSYCHNDMDMLVVGMYGGSNSDYIGSKIGGCTDAEYKTHFSLWCIMGSPLMIGCDIRNTNDATKTILLNRDLIEINQDIECRGAYRIKPEPQWFHSDDAFMLVKVLADGDIAIGFFNLSDTQREMSLQFWDMGLSYASGMSLSLYDCWEHKELGTFSERFAPTIPAHDCMVIRARLVK